From Sporohalobacter salinus:
TTAAATAACATTCAATATTATAATTTATGATATATTTAAATTAATTACTTATGTAATTGACTTTCATTAATCAAAGTGATATTATAATCACGAAAGTAATTATAATACTTAACATTAGGAAAGGAGTTGAAATAGAAGATGGCTCATACTATTAATGATGATTGTGTTTCTTGCGGTGCTTGTGAGGATGAATGTCCAGTTGGCGCTATCTCTGAAGGAGACGATAAGTTTGAAATTAGTGAAGATGAATGTGTAGATTGTGGGGTTTGTGTTGATGCCTGCCCAGTAGAAGCAATTGAAGGATAATTCAATTTTAAAGCTACCCCCGGTTAATTAAAATTAACCGGGGATTTGGATCTAAATTCCAATACATATAAAGTAGCCTATTTTTAGACTACTTAATTTATATTAATTAAATATCATTTAATAAATAAAACCTGCCTTAATTAAGGCAGGTTTTATTGGTGATAAGTATCAACTTCATTACAATTATTAAGTTCCAGTTACGCTAAAACCACTTCCGAAAAATGAACTTTTATAATCAATTTCTGCACCTTTTAATTGATCAATTATTTCTGGATTTAAAAGAAATTCAAACCCTTCAATTTCAATTAATTTATCTTCATCATCTTTTGACTCTACAAGAGTCAATCCAAATTTAGGACCTCCTCATCCTATAGATTGCACAAAAATTCTAACAAAGTTTTTGGAACCTTCTTCACTAGCAATTAATTCTTCAAGTTTATTAGCAGCACTATCAGTAATTGTAAACATTGAGTAATCCCCCTTTTCTTCTTTGCCCCTCCCCGGATGGGTATGGAAATTATATATTAATTCATCTTTAATGTCAAGGGGTCACCTGTTATTTTTATTTATTTTTTCTAATCTCTCTTTAGCACCTTCTATCCCCTGTTTTGCTGCTTTTTCATACCATTTAACGGCTACCTTTAGGTCTTTTTTTACACCATATCCATTTTCATACATAAACCCTAAATTATATTGGGCATTAGCATTTTCCTTAGCAATAGCCTTCATATACCAATTCATTGCTTTATCATAGTCTTCTGTTACTCCATATCCCTTTCGATACATTGACCCTAAATTATTTTGAGCCATAGCATGACCTAATTTAGCAGCTCTTTTATAACATTCAAAAGCTTTTTTATAACTCTTTTCTACTCCTTCTCCTTTAAAATACATGTCTCCTAATCTTTTTTTAGCTTGTATACTACCTTCTTTAGCAGCTTCTTTGTACCATCTTCCTGCCTTTTTCAGATCTTTTTCTACTCCTAAACCTTTAAAATACATGTCTCCTAATTTCTTTTGTGCTTCTTTAAATCCTTTTTTGGCTACCTTTTTATATCTCATTACAGCCTGCTTTAAATCTCTTTCTACCCCCAAACCTTTTTCATATATTACTCCTAAATTATACTGGGCTTTTATATTTCCATTATCAATAGCTTCTTTATAACAAATCACTGCTTTATTATAATCTTTTTCTACTCCTAAACCCTTAAAATACATGTCTCCTAATGCCTTTTGGGCGTCTTTGTGACCTTTTTTAGCAGCTTTTTTATATCTCATTACAGCTTGTTTTAAATCCTTTTCTACTCCCAAACCTTTTTCATATATTATTCCTAGATTATACTGAGCCTTTATATTTCCATTGTCAGCAGCTTCTTTATAACAAATTATCGCCTTATTATAATCTTTTTTTACACCATAACCCAATTGATATATTACTCCTAAATTATTTTGAGCCATAGCATGACCTAATTTGGCAGCTCTTTTATACCATTTAAAAGCTTTTTTATAACTCTTTTCTACTCCTTGTCCTTTTAAATAAATATCTCCTAACCTTTTTTTAGCCTGTATATTACCTTCTTTAGCAGCTTCTTTGTACCATCTTCCTGCCTTTTTCGGATCTTTTTCTACTCCTAAACCTTTAAAATACATATCTCCTAATTTCTTTTGTGCTTTCTTATGGCCTTTTTTAGCAGCTCTTCTATATATCATTACCGCTTTCTTTAAATCTTTTTCTAC
This genomic window contains:
- a CDS encoding DUF362 domain-containing protein, which translates into the protein MAHTINDDCVSCGACEDECPVGAISEGDDKFEISEDECVDCGVCVDACPVEAIEG
- a CDS encoding tetratricopeptide repeat protein — encoded protein: KNYNKAIIWYKKAADKGNIKAQHNLGVIYIKGLGGEKNLEKAVMRYKKAAKKGHKKSQKALGDMYFKGLGVEKSYEKAFKWCEKAAKSDHAMAQNNLGSMYRMGYGVKRDYDKAIIWYKKAIDNGNMKARYNLGIVYEKGLGVEKDLKKAVMIYRRAAKKGHKKAQKKLGDMYFKGLGVEKDPKKAGRWYKEAAKEGNIQAKKRLGDIYLKGQGVEKSYKKAFKWYKRAAKLGHAMAQNNLGVIYQLGYGVKKDYNKAIICYKEAADNGNIKAQYNLGIIYEKGLGVEKDLKQAVMRYKKAAKKGHKDAQKALGDMYFKGLGVEKDYNKAVICYKEAIDNGNIKAQYNLGVIYEKGLGVERDLKQAVMRYKKVAKKGFKEAQKKLGDMYFKGLGVEKDLKKAGRWYKEAAKEGSIQAKKRLGDMYFKGEGVEKSYKKAFECYKRAAKLGHAMAQNNLGSMYRKGYGVTEDYDKAMNWYMKAIAKENANAQYNLGFMYENGYGVKKDLKVAVKWYEKAAKQGIEGAKERLEKINKNNR